From Rubrivirga sp. SAORIC476, a single genomic window includes:
- the rlmD gene encoding 23S rRNA (uracil(1939)-C(5))-methyltransferase RlmD: MSTAPLIPSDLKRGREVVLTLEAFADRGKSLARVAGPDGGRGYVVFVAGAVPGDRVRARVIKRKKGFAEARLLEVLEGSDLRTEPRCEYFDACGGCKWQHVQYPAQLAMKGEAAVSALTRAGLDLGAADVRPPMGAADHDGSGGVYFYRNKMEFSFSAMRWLTDWEIASGEAHDKDFALGLHVPGRFDKVLDLKACYLQSEWSARLVNGVRAFAKRHHWAPLHPREHSGYLKILGLRTPAHTDDKMVNLVTSHYDEERMAAFADFLKADFPEVTTLVNTINSGVAQTAYGEAVHTIFGPGLVRDRIGPHTFEIASNAFFQTNTVAAEALYAVAKDFASLQPTDVVYDLYCGAGTISLFVADAVEKVVGVELVEEAVENARASAEANGVDNCTFVAGDMLELFKPELIDEHGRPDVLIVDPPRAGMHPKVVGQIAHLRPERIVYVSCNPQTQARDLAMLQEAAAYTIEAVQPVDMFPHTHHVESVVGLRLA; this comes from the coding sequence ATGTCCACCGCTCCCCTCATCCCGTCCGATCTCAAGCGCGGCCGGGAGGTCGTGCTCACGCTGGAGGCCTTCGCCGACCGCGGCAAGAGCCTCGCCCGCGTGGCGGGGCCGGACGGCGGACGCGGCTACGTCGTGTTCGTGGCCGGGGCCGTCCCCGGCGACCGCGTCCGCGCCCGCGTCATCAAGCGGAAGAAGGGGTTCGCGGAGGCGCGCCTGCTGGAGGTGCTGGAGGGCAGCGACCTCCGCACCGAGCCGCGCTGCGAGTACTTCGACGCCTGCGGCGGGTGCAAGTGGCAGCATGTCCAGTACCCGGCCCAACTGGCGATGAAGGGCGAGGCCGCCGTCTCGGCGCTGACGCGCGCCGGGCTGGACCTGGGCGCCGCCGACGTGCGCCCGCCGATGGGAGCCGCCGATCACGACGGCTCGGGCGGGGTCTACTTCTACCGCAACAAGATGGAGTTCTCCTTCTCCGCCATGCGCTGGCTGACGGACTGGGAGATCGCCTCGGGCGAGGCGCACGACAAGGACTTCGCGCTCGGCCTGCACGTGCCCGGCCGGTTCGACAAGGTGCTTGATCTGAAGGCGTGCTACCTCCAGAGCGAGTGGAGCGCACGGCTCGTCAATGGCGTCCGCGCGTTCGCGAAGCGCCACCACTGGGCGCCGCTGCACCCGCGCGAGCACTCCGGCTACCTCAAGATCCTCGGCCTGCGGACGCCCGCGCACACGGACGACAAGATGGTCAACCTCGTCACGTCGCACTACGACGAGGAACGCATGGCCGCCTTCGCGGACTTCCTGAAGGCGGACTTCCCCGAGGTCACCACGCTCGTCAACACGATCAACTCGGGCGTCGCGCAGACGGCCTACGGCGAGGCGGTGCACACCATCTTCGGGCCGGGCCTCGTGCGCGACCGGATCGGGCCGCACACGTTCGAGATCGCGTCGAACGCCTTCTTCCAGACCAACACGGTCGCGGCCGAGGCGCTCTACGCGGTCGCGAAGGACTTCGCCAGCCTGCAGCCGACCGACGTGGTCTACGACCTCTACTGCGGCGCCGGGACGATCTCGCTGTTCGTGGCCGACGCGGTCGAGAAGGTGGTCGGGGTGGAACTGGTGGAGGAGGCGGTCGAGAACGCCCGCGCGAGCGCCGAGGCGAACGGGGTAGACAACTGCACCTTCGTCGCGGGCGACATGCTGGAGCTGTTCAAGCCCGAACTGATCGACGAGCACGGCCGCCCGGACGTGTTGATCGTGGACCCGCCGCGTGCCGGGATGCACCCGAAGGTGGTCGGACAGATCGCGCACCTGCGTCCGGAGCGGATCGTGTACGTGTCCTGCAACCCACAGACGCAGGCGCGCGACCTCGCCATGCTCCAGGAGGCCGCGGCCTACACCATCGAAGCGGTCCAGCCGGTCGACATGTTCCCGCACACGCACCACGTCGAGAGCGTGGTCGGCCTGCGGCTGGCGTAG
- the tig gene encoding trigger factor produces MQTDVRAVNDVDYVLDVTVPAEDLQPQIDAALKRERAQMNLKGFRPGKVPLNVVRKMVGPQVSIEVAERAIGEAYRTAVAENEEYEPIGQPRLVELDFDLDKPEEPLKAVVQFGVRPEFDLADLSNVPVTRVVRVFTDEDIEADVQRRRDLAAEEEDTPEGTAITSEHVAMIDIQPVDADGNPSGVKQNAARIVMANPDLRPEMVEALTGLTVGDEAPVALPHLHAHDEETDHDDHVDRYLLTVVDVLERVLPEVDEDFIKAQTRGEAEDLDGLNAHIRQELETSWANRANQALEQKMVEQFVLAHRDVVAVPETLTEASLDALFEDVRKQFQGEIPPTFDYDAWRDENRQQAEDQVRWLLVKDRLIEDEGLELTNEDFEAEFEKLAGEGADMALIKQYFESQPQMMEQMGDQLMNQRLFGAMESRFEVVEKSADEIREEAEARRAALAEAQANAPVELTPTFETEDEDAADEEA; encoded by the coding sequence ATGCAGACCGACGTCCGAGCCGTCAACGACGTGGACTACGTCCTCGACGTGACCGTCCCCGCCGAAGACCTCCAGCCCCAGATCGACGCCGCGCTCAAGCGCGAGCGCGCCCAGATGAACCTGAAGGGCTTCCGCCCGGGCAAGGTGCCGCTCAACGTGGTCCGCAAGATGGTCGGCCCGCAGGTCTCGATCGAGGTCGCCGAGCGGGCCATCGGCGAGGCGTACCGCACGGCCGTCGCCGAGAACGAGGAGTACGAGCCGATCGGCCAGCCGCGCCTCGTGGAGCTGGACTTCGACCTCGACAAGCCCGAGGAGCCGCTCAAGGCCGTCGTCCAGTTCGGGGTCCGCCCCGAGTTCGACCTCGCCGACCTGTCCAACGTGCCCGTGACGCGCGTCGTCCGCGTGTTCACCGACGAGGACATCGAGGCGGACGTGCAGCGCCGCCGCGACCTCGCCGCCGAGGAGGAGGACACGCCGGAGGGCACCGCGATCACGTCCGAGCACGTCGCGATGATCGACATCCAGCCGGTCGACGCGGACGGCAACCCGTCGGGCGTCAAGCAGAACGCCGCGCGCATCGTGATGGCCAACCCGGACCTCCGGCCCGAGATGGTCGAGGCCCTCACCGGCCTCACCGTCGGCGACGAAGCGCCGGTCGCGCTGCCCCACCTCCACGCCCACGACGAGGAGACGGACCACGACGACCACGTCGACCGCTACCTGCTGACCGTCGTCGACGTGCTGGAGCGCGTCCTCCCGGAGGTCGACGAGGACTTCATCAAGGCGCAGACGCGTGGCGAGGCCGAGGATCTCGACGGCCTCAACGCCCACATCCGCCAGGAGCTTGAGACGTCGTGGGCCAACCGCGCCAACCAGGCGCTGGAGCAGAAGATGGTCGAGCAGTTCGTGCTCGCCCACCGCGACGTAGTGGCCGTCCCCGAGACGCTCACGGAGGCCTCGCTGGACGCGCTCTTCGAGGACGTCCGCAAGCAGTTCCAGGGCGAGATCCCGCCGACGTTCGACTACGACGCCTGGCGCGACGAGAACCGCCAGCAGGCCGAGGACCAGGTCCGCTGGCTCCTCGTCAAGGACCGCCTCATCGAGGACGAGGGCCTGGAGCTGACCAACGAGGACTTCGAGGCCGAGTTCGAGAAGCTGGCCGGGGAGGGTGCCGACATGGCCCTCATCAAGCAGTACTTCGAGTCGCAGCCCCAGATGATGGAGCAGATGGGCGACCAGCTGATGAACCAGCGCCTCTTCGGGGCGATGGAGAGCCGCTTCGAGGTCGTCGAGAAGTCGGCCGACGAGATCCGCGAGGAGGCGGAGGCCCGCCGTGCCGCGCTCGCCGAGGCCCAGGCCAACGCGCCCGTCGAGCTGACGCCGACCTTCGAGACCGAGGACGAAGACGCGGCCGACGAGGAGGCGTAG
- a CDS encoding NAD(P)-dependent oxidoreductase has product MSDSAAPLAFVTGGTGFVGSHLAEELIRRGYRVRALVRSDPKWLDGLDVETVPGGLHDADALRRGMDGADLVAHVAGMTRARTQEPLDHANVEGTRAVLEAVRDTGIPRVLVTSSLEAMGPNRLRPDGTPVPATEADAPQPISMYGISKARMEDVVRRDFADLGVTVVRPPAVYGPREADLYEMVKGAARGLFPIVGDAHQPRVSMVYVADLVRGMADLAEAPEAAGETFFVGTPGFSWAEVRAAVEAAVGRKTLTLPIPGRVIGAVGALAEWGGGLVGTLPPLTRDKAEAARHAWVCSSEKAAGMVGYAPEVGLAEGFAATVAWYRAEGWL; this is encoded by the coding sequence ATGTCCGACTCTGCCGCCCCGCTCGCGTTCGTCACCGGCGGCACGGGCTTCGTCGGCAGCCACCTCGCCGAGGAACTGATCCGGCGCGGCTACCGGGTCCGCGCGCTCGTGCGGAGCGACCCGAAGTGGCTGGACGGCCTGGACGTAGAGACGGTCCCCGGCGGGCTCCACGACGCCGACGCCCTCCGACGCGGCATGGACGGGGCCGATCTCGTGGCGCACGTCGCCGGGATGACGCGCGCCCGCACGCAGGAGCCCCTGGACCACGCCAACGTGGAGGGGACGCGCGCCGTGCTGGAGGCGGTCCGCGACACCGGCATCCCGCGTGTGCTGGTGACGAGCAGCCTGGAGGCGATGGGACCCAACCGGCTCCGCCCCGACGGCACGCCCGTGCCCGCCACCGAGGCCGACGCCCCGCAGCCGATCTCGATGTACGGGATCAGCAAGGCCCGTATGGAGGACGTGGTCCGCCGCGACTTCGCCGACCTCGGCGTCACGGTGGTCCGCCCGCCCGCCGTGTACGGCCCGCGCGAGGCCGACCTGTACGAGATGGTGAAGGGCGCCGCCCGCGGCCTGTTTCCCATCGTCGGCGACGCGCACCAGCCGCGTGTGTCGATGGTCTACGTGGCCGATCTCGTGCGCGGCATGGCCGACCTCGCCGAGGCGCCCGAGGCGGCGGGAGAGACGTTCTTCGTCGGGACGCCGGGCTTTTCGTGGGCGGAGGTGCGTGCGGCCGTCGAGGCGGCGGTCGGGCGGAAGACGCTCACGCTGCCGATCCCGGGGCGCGTGATCGGCGCGGTCGGCGCGCTGGCCGAGTGGGGCGGCGGGCTCGTCGGGACGCTGCCGCCGCTGACGCGCGACAAGGCCGAGGCGGCGCGGCACGCCTGGGTGTGCTCGTCGGAGAAGGCGGCCGGGATGGTCGGGTACGCGCCCGAGGTGGGGCTGGCCGAGGGCTTCGCGGCGACGGTGGCGTGGTACCGGGCGGAGGGGTGGCTGTAG
- a CDS encoding BamA/TamA family outer membrane protein translates to MPRALRLLALLTLAAVGVAPAHAQYFGFGKNRVQYREADWQTVRTSHFDVYFYERDAAPGGRVLAEFAAEAAEEAYREVSALFGTDVARRIPMLVYPTHSDFAVTNAVDLPIYSEGIGGVTELFKNRIAIPFTGDWRDFRRVVHHELVHAVINDLYYGGTVQSLIRSGNRLRIPGWFNEGLAEYSAQGWDTQSDMYVREAILEDRLPDIPRLGGYFAYRGGQGVWDFVAEEYGREKVTEVLDRIRLGRSVDGAFRRATGLGLDDLSDRWKRTLRTVYYPEVAAREATDAVARPLATREVGGAGYHASPALSPQGDRVAYIATEDGLFDVYVAPTAGRGAPRKVIDGQDNVQFESLRILSPGLAWSPDGQRLAVALTSRGQDGIALVTVRTGEVETVRPAGVDAVVSVAWSPDGTRLAFEGTAGAHSDLYTVDLATGNVANLTRDLFSDHAPAWSPDGRSLVFHSDRGGALVPGLATAPAAFRGSFDARTLGRSSFDLYRLDLDAPGRLTRLTDDPVWDETDAAFATGSDSTARLLFVSDRNGIPNLYAKDLATGAERPLTDLQTGVLDVSLSADGSRAVFLALDEGTPSVFFLRDPFGRDDLPETLTPTIWAQRRTGARGAAPALQLASQTTRERNPLLRDAADGRPPMPPPRRAGPPTPEELAFADSVLALLGPPPDLLASADTLVLDPADPSRGPRVDVREYTFSDAFDDGQRSRTGAPEDPFRPAFNRDSTGALLARDYKLRFTLDLVYAAGGYDTIYGVQSVTQLLFSDMLGNHRIGLSTNLVLDLRNADYVLSYQDRSRRTQFGVQGFHLARQLRDPANATIYRYRNYGLVGTARYPLDKFRRVDAEVGLLGVSLTDLSNLGERARSRLFAVPRVTYTVDQTVPGFLGPRSGARWAASLSGSPGPDAAFATVLADGRRYWSVGPGYAVALRGSAGLSLGPNPQRFYAAGVQNWVQTEFDSLPVEGPDDFVFATPVLPVRGFGFNEAAGDRFALVNAEARVPLIAALLPGPIPLAPLYNIQTVAFVDAGVIANGGLDVWKTDLVDADGDPGTPDVEVRSFDDVLLGAGVGLRTLVLGYPVRVDWGWPFEGTEFGERRLYFSVGLDF, encoded by the coding sequence ATGCCCCGCGCCCTGCGCCTGCTCGCCCTGCTGACGCTCGCCGCCGTCGGCGTGGCGCCCGCCCACGCGCAGTACTTCGGCTTCGGCAAGAACCGGGTCCAGTACCGCGAGGCCGACTGGCAGACGGTCCGCACGAGCCACTTCGACGTCTACTTCTACGAGCGCGACGCGGCGCCGGGCGGGCGCGTCCTGGCCGAGTTCGCCGCCGAGGCGGCCGAGGAGGCCTACCGCGAGGTCTCGGCGTTGTTCGGCACCGACGTGGCCCGGCGCATCCCGATGCTGGTCTATCCGACGCACAGCGACTTCGCCGTCACCAACGCCGTCGACCTGCCGATCTACTCCGAGGGCATCGGCGGCGTCACGGAGCTGTTCAAGAACCGGATCGCGATCCCGTTCACGGGCGACTGGCGCGACTTTCGGCGCGTCGTCCACCACGAACTGGTCCACGCGGTCATCAACGACCTCTACTACGGCGGCACCGTCCAGAGCCTGATCCGCAGCGGCAACCGGCTCCGCATTCCCGGTTGGTTCAACGAAGGCCTCGCCGAGTACAGCGCCCAGGGCTGGGACACGCAGTCCGACATGTACGTCCGCGAGGCGATCCTGGAGGACCGCCTGCCCGACATCCCGCGCCTCGGCGGCTACTTCGCCTACCGCGGCGGGCAGGGCGTGTGGGACTTCGTCGCCGAGGAGTACGGCCGCGAGAAAGTCACCGAGGTGCTCGACCGCATCCGCCTCGGGCGCAGCGTCGACGGCGCCTTCCGACGCGCCACCGGCCTCGGCCTGGACGACCTCTCGGACCGCTGGAAGCGGACCCTGCGGACGGTCTACTACCCCGAGGTCGCCGCCCGCGAGGCCACCGACGCCGTCGCCCGGCCCCTCGCCACGCGCGAGGTCGGCGGAGCAGGCTACCACGCGAGCCCGGCGCTCTCGCCCCAGGGCGACCGCGTCGCCTACATCGCCACCGAGGACGGCCTGTTCGACGTCTACGTCGCGCCGACCGCCGGGCGGGGGGCGCCGCGGAAGGTCATCGACGGGCAGGACAACGTCCAGTTCGAGAGCCTCCGCATCCTCTCGCCCGGCCTCGCGTGGAGCCCCGACGGCCAGCGCCTCGCCGTCGCCCTGACCAGCCGCGGCCAGGATGGCATCGCCCTCGTCACCGTCCGTACCGGCGAGGTCGAGACCGTCCGCCCGGCGGGCGTCGACGCGGTCGTGTCGGTGGCCTGGAGCCCCGACGGCACGCGCCTCGCCTTCGAGGGCACCGCCGGGGCGCACTCCGACCTCTACACCGTCGACCTGGCGACGGGCAACGTCGCCAACCTGACGCGCGACCTGTTCTCGGACCACGCGCCCGCCTGGAGCCCCGACGGCCGCTCGCTCGTGTTCCACTCCGACCGCGGCGGCGCGCTCGTGCCCGGCCTCGCCACCGCCCCCGCCGCCTTCCGTGGCTCCTTCGACGCCCGGACGCTCGGTCGCTCGTCGTTCGACCTCTACCGCCTGGATCTGGACGCGCCCGGCCGCCTGACGCGCCTCACCGACGATCCGGTCTGGGACGAGACCGACGCCGCCTTCGCGACCGGTTCCGACAGCACCGCCCGGTTGCTGTTCGTCAGTGACCGCAACGGCATCCCCAACCTGTACGCGAAAGACCTCGCGACCGGCGCCGAACGCCCACTGACCGACCTCCAGACGGGCGTCCTCGACGTGTCGCTTTCGGCCGACGGCAGCCGCGCCGTCTTCCTCGCTCTCGACGAGGGCACGCCGAGCGTCTTCTTCCTCCGCGATCCCTTTGGCCGCGACGACCTGCCGGAGACGCTCACGCCGACCATCTGGGCGCAGCGGCGGACCGGGGCGAGGGGAGCCGCTCCGGCGCTCCAACTCGCCTCGCAGACCACGCGCGAGCGCAACCCCCTCCTCCGCGACGCTGCCGACGGCCGCCCGCCGATGCCGCCGCCGCGCCGCGCGGGCCCGCCCACGCCCGAAGAGCTGGCCTTCGCCGACTCCGTGCTGGCCCTCCTCGGTCCACCGCCGGACCTGCTCGCCTCCGCCGACACGCTCGTCCTCGACCCCGCCGATCCGTCCCGCGGCCCGCGTGTCGACGTGCGCGAGTACACCTTCTCCGACGCCTTCGACGACGGCCAGCGGTCGCGCACCGGCGCCCCCGAGGACCCGTTCCGCCCGGCCTTCAACCGCGACTCGACCGGCGCGCTGCTCGCCCGCGACTACAAGCTCCGCTTCACGCTCGACCTCGTCTACGCGGCCGGCGGCTACGACACCATCTACGGCGTTCAGAGCGTGACCCAGTTGCTGTTCTCGGACATGCTGGGCAACCACCGGATCGGGCTGTCCACCAACCTCGTCCTCGACCTCCGCAACGCCGACTACGTGCTGTCCTACCAGGACCGCTCCCGGCGGACGCAGTTCGGCGTGCAGGGCTTCCACCTCGCGCGCCAACTCCGCGACCCGGCTAACGCGACCATCTACCGGTACCGCAACTACGGCCTCGTCGGGACGGCGCGCTACCCGCTCGACAAGTTCCGCCGCGTCGATGCCGAGGTGGGCCTGCTGGGCGTCTCGCTGACCGACCTCTCCAACCTCGGCGAGCGCGCCCGGAGCCGCCTCTTCGCCGTCCCCCGCGTGACCTACACCGTCGACCAGACGGTGCCGGGCTTCCTCGGGCCGCGCTCGGGCGCCCGCTGGGCCGCCAGCCTGTCGGGGTCGCCCGGGCCGGACGCCGCCTTCGCCACCGTCCTCGCGGATGGGCGACGCTACTGGTCGGTCGGGCCGGGCTACGCGGTCGCGCTCCGCGGCTCGGCGGGCCTCAGCCTCGGGCCCAACCCGCAGCGGTTCTACGCCGCGGGCGTCCAGAACTGGGTCCAGACCGAGTTCGACAGCCTTCCGGTGGAGGGGCCGGACGACTTCGTGTTCGCGACGCCTGTGCTGCCGGTTCGCGGGTTCGGGTTCAACGAGGCCGCGGGCGACCGCTTCGCGCTCGTCAACGCCGAGGCGCGGGTGCCGCTCATCGCGGCGCTCCTGCCCGGCCCGATCCCGCTCGCGCCGCTCTACAACATCCAGACGGTCGCCTTCGTGGACGCGGGCGTGATCGCCAACGGCGGCCTCGACGTCTGGAAGACGGACCTCGTGGACGCCGACGGCGACCCGGGGACGCCCGACGTGGAGGTGCGCTCCTTCGACGATGTGCTCCTCGGCGCCGGCGTCGGCCTGCGGACGCTGGTGCTCGGCTACCCGGTCCGCGTGGACTGGGGCTGGCCGTTCGAGGGCACCGAGTTCGGCGAGCGGCGGCTGTACTTCTCGGTCGGGCTCGACTTCTGA
- a CDS encoding YceI family protein produces MITRTLLVGVLALGLAACASETDAPASETGDVSVAGSFEDAPAVPAGTYTIDASHSRAEFRVKHLGISTVTGRFDGVNGTVTVTDGLGSLATTATIDASTISTGNDQRDGHLQSPDFFDVAQYPEITFTSTGVRPGEGSAFTLLGDLTMHGVTRPVELAAEYVGSSSMMGTPKVGFTATGEITRQDFGLTWAETNEAGEALVGDTVTLMIEVEADGAAAEAPADTTVAE; encoded by the coding sequence ATGATCACTCGCACTCTGCTCGTCGGCGTCCTCGCGCTGGGCCTCGCCGCCTGCGCCTCCGAGACCGACGCTCCTGCCTCCGAGACGGGCGACGTCTCCGTCGCCGGTTCCTTCGAGGATGCCCCTGCCGTCCCGGCGGGCACCTACACCATCGACGCGTCGCACTCGCGCGCCGAGTTCCGCGTCAAGCACCTCGGCATCTCGACCGTCACCGGCCGCTTCGACGGCGTCAACGGCACGGTCACCGTCACCGACGGCCTCGGCTCGCTCGCGACGACCGCCACCATTGACGCCTCGACCATCTCGACGGGCAACGACCAGCGCGACGGCCACCTCCAGAGCCCCGACTTCTTCGACGTCGCCCAGTACCCCGAGATCACGTTCACGAGCACCGGCGTTCGCCCCGGCGAGGGCAGCGCATTCACGCTCCTCGGCGACCTGACCATGCACGGCGTCACGCGCCCGGTCGAGCTGGCCGCCGAGTACGTCGGCTCGTCGAGCATGATGGGCACCCCGAAGGTCGGCTTCACGGCGACCGGCGAGATCACCCGCCAGGACTTCGGTCTGACGTGGGCCGAGACCAACGAGGCCGGTGAGGCCCTCGTCGGCGACACGGTCACCCTGATGATCGAGGTCGAGGCCGACGGCGCCGCCGCCGAGGCCCCGGCCGACACGACGGTCGCCGAGTAA
- a CDS encoding DUF2795 domain-containing protein: MYWTLELAATLEDAPWPATKDELVDYADRTGAPAEVIQNLEEMEDDGAPYESIEEVWPDYPTHNDDFYFEDD; encoded by the coding sequence ATGTATTGGACGCTCGAACTGGCCGCGACGCTGGAGGACGCGCCCTGGCCGGCGACCAAGGATGAACTCGTGGACTACGCCGACCGGACGGGCGCGCCCGCGGAGGTCATCCAGAACCTCGAAGAGATGGAGGACGACGGCGCCCCCTACGAGAGCATCGAGGAAGTCTGGCCGGACTACCCGACCCACAACGACGACTTCTACTTCGAGGACGACTGA
- a CDS encoding ATP-binding protein — protein MPTDASSLPLWIYRVLLFVGGAALVGIGWVYQFGAPEAVDPRAGRLAIGLSALSLGVLTFTSATVRRRAYLLVYALFFAISAWQITVATASGLTPTAAFGMLLVFLGCSAGIQTPRLLAAYTVVFVSASAVGVYSIGRPGVPPGAFLATLGTLGALGVFVSRARQESIQTLQDAKETALAAARAKSEFLAAMSHEIRTPLNGVIGMTDVLATTALSSDQRDYVHTIQASGRALLGVINDVLDFSKIEAGRLDLEAEPVALRALADDAVAVVAQAATQKGVEVVCHVEPDVPAVVLADGARLRQVVLNLLSNAVKFTEAGGVTLRLDARTRRGLTDLTIRVSDTGIGIPEAYQPLLFESFTQVDASTTRRFGGTGLGLAISKRLVEQMGGAVQVESAVGAGSAFTVTVPLPEVQGPPPPPEVSAGVLLLVDPHADAREAVTALGEECGFTVYPVATPDEARAWLADGGRYDLAAIALADGAVRLADDLRADIARGGRPILLLAPLGSHVVTAGLFDAVLTKPVRSDRFRDVTTRLTGLAEDVPEVRASRPDTGPVRVLLVEDHEVNRKVAVGLLSRLGVVPDVAEDGQQALDALDRATYDLVLMDLQMPVLDGLEATRRLRATLPPERQPVVVALTANAFAEDQARCREAGMDGFLSKPVRLDDLQEAIDQARHGEVRGGEDAHRPAPSALPEPGPGALRPDAPTPEAIADHLRALADGDGALAAEILDAYLRTEPTLRDELAGADPAPAAHKLKAAFGTLGADALAHAAFEIERRGRAGEDVTDARDALLDALDRFHATAEAALALLAAPA, from the coding sequence GTGCCGACCGACGCCTCCTCGCTCCCTCTCTGGATCTACCGTGTGCTGCTGTTCGTCGGCGGCGCGGCGCTGGTGGGCATCGGCTGGGTGTACCAGTTCGGAGCGCCCGAGGCCGTCGACCCCCGCGCGGGGCGCCTGGCGATCGGCCTGTCGGCACTGTCGCTCGGCGTGCTGACGTTCACGAGCGCGACGGTCCGCCGCCGGGCCTACCTGCTCGTCTACGCCCTCTTCTTCGCGATCTCGGCGTGGCAGATCACGGTCGCCACCGCGAGCGGCCTCACGCCGACGGCGGCGTTCGGAATGCTGCTGGTGTTCCTAGGGTGCTCGGCGGGGATCCAGACGCCTCGTCTGCTGGCCGCCTACACTGTCGTGTTCGTCAGCGCGTCGGCCGTGGGCGTGTACTCGATCGGGAGGCCGGGCGTCCCACCGGGGGCCTTCCTGGCCACCCTCGGCACCCTCGGGGCGCTCGGGGTGTTCGTGTCCCGAGCGCGCCAGGAGTCAATCCAGACCCTCCAGGACGCCAAGGAGACGGCGCTGGCCGCCGCGCGCGCCAAGTCCGAGTTCCTGGCCGCGATGAGCCACGAGATCCGGACGCCCCTCAACGGCGTCATCGGCATGACCGACGTGCTGGCCACGACGGCGCTCTCGTCGGACCAGCGGGACTACGTCCACACCATCCAGGCCTCCGGGCGCGCCCTCCTCGGCGTCATCAACGACGTGCTCGACTTCTCGAAGATCGAGGCCGGGCGGTTAGACCTGGAGGCCGAGCCCGTCGCCCTCCGCGCCCTCGCCGACGACGCCGTGGCGGTGGTCGCACAGGCGGCCACCCAGAAGGGCGTCGAGGTGGTCTGCCACGTGGAGCCCGACGTCCCCGCGGTGGTCCTGGCCGACGGTGCCCGCCTCCGACAGGTCGTCCTCAACCTCCTCTCCAACGCGGTCAAGTTCACCGAGGCGGGCGGGGTCACCCTCCGGCTGGACGCCCGCACCCGCCGCGGCCTCACCGACCTGACGATCCGCGTCTCAGACACCGGGATCGGCATCCCGGAGGCGTACCAGCCGTTGCTCTTCGAGTCGTTCACCCAGGTCGACGCCTCCACCACGCGGCGGTTCGGGGGGACGGGGCTCGGGCTGGCCATCTCGAAGCGACTCGTCGAACAGATGGGAGGAGCGGTCCAGGTCGAGAGCGCCGTGGGCGCCGGCTCGGCGTTCACCGTGACCGTCCCGCTGCCCGAGGTCCAGGGGCCGCCCCCGCCCCCGGAGGTCTCGGCGGGGGTCCTGCTGCTGGTCGACCCGCACGCCGACGCCCGCGAGGCGGTCACCGCGCTCGGAGAGGAGTGCGGCTTCACGGTCTACCCCGTCGCCACCCCAGACGAGGCGCGGGCGTGGCTGGCCGACGGCGGCCGGTACGATCTCGCAGCCATCGCGCTGGCCGACGGCGCGGTCCGCCTCGCCGACGACCTCCGCGCCGACATCGCGCGCGGGGGGCGCCCCATCCTGCTGCTCGCCCCGCTCGGAAGCCACGTCGTCACGGCGGGCCTCTTCGACGCGGTGCTGACCAAGCCGGTCCGGTCGGATCGATTCCGCGACGTGACGACCCGGCTGACCGGACTGGCCGAGGACGTACCCGAGGTGCGGGCGTCGCGGCCCGACACCGGCCCCGTCCGCGTGCTGCTGGTCGAGGACCACGAGGTCAACCGAAAGGTGGCGGTGGGCCTGCTCTCCCGCCTCGGCGTCGTCCCCGACGTGGCCGAAGACGGCCAGCAGGCCCTCGACGCGCTCGACCGCGCGACCTACGACCTCGTGCTGATGGACCTCCAGATGCCCGTGCTGGACGGCCTCGAAGCCACCCGGCGGCTCCGCGCCACGCTCCCCCCCGAGCGCCAGCCCGTCGTCGTCGCGCTGACAGCCAATGCCTTCGCCGAGGACCAGGCTCGCTGCCGCGAGGCAGGCATGGACGGCTTCCTCTCCAAGCCGGTCCGCCTCGACGATCTTCAGGAAGCCATCGACCAGGCCCGGCACGGGGAGGTTCGTGGCGGCGAGGACGCGCATCGTCCGGCGCCCTCCGCTCTCCCGGAGCCCGGCCCCGGCGCGCTCCGGCCCGACGCCCCCACACCGGAGGCCATCGCCGACCACCTCCGCGCCCTCGCCGATGGCGACGGCGCCCTCGCCGCGGAGATCCTGGACGCCTACCTGCGCACCGAGCCCACGCTCCGGGACGAGTTGGCCGGGGCGGACCCGGCCCCGGCGGCGCACAAACTGAAGGCCGCTTTCGGGACGCTCGGTGCAGACGCGCTCGCCCATGCGGCGTTCGAGATCGAGCGTCGCGGACGCGCGGGCGAGGACGTGACGGACGCACGCGATGCGCTCCTCGACGCCCTCGATCGGTTCCACGCGACGGCCGAGGCCGCCCTGGCGCTTCTCGCCGCTCCGGCGTAG